A window of the Lolium perenne isolate Kyuss_39 chromosome 7, Kyuss_2.0, whole genome shotgun sequence genome harbors these coding sequences:
- the LOC127314952 gene encoding uncharacterized protein, which translates to MDRRRSTRLRSQIRASEVGAGAGLDRRRSPRLHPRTQASEDGAGLARRRSPRLHHQIRASGEGASSMTSRRASPACLPDDDDILREIFLHLPPTPSSLARASAVCTRWRGLLADPKFHRQLCARHRNPPLLGSFVTDDHSQRIVFAPMLDPPDRIPPPRFDLGRCGQNTDVLGCRHGRVLVKDRIPNVEVIVCDPITGDQRTVAFPPDLGRVSVNGAVLCAAAESDPGHVHGSCYSSPFKLVLVTMYRRHPNQLLACVYSSNTGLWGDLISSESPSDIHGKPAVLVGNSLYWLSVINGSILEFDLGENSIAVMMGPPVTHTEHCINQQIIKAEDGAVGYAKYPLKQPCN; encoded by the coding sequence ATGGACCGCCGCCGCAGCACGCGACTCCGTTCCCAAATCCGCGCAAGTGAGGTCGGGGCCGGAGCCGGACTCGACCGCCGCCGCAGCCCGCGCCTCCATCCCCGAACCCAGGCGAGCGAGGATGGGGCCGGACTGGCCCGCCGCCGCAGCCCGCGCCTCCATCACCAAATCCGCGCGAGCGGGGAGGGCGCCTCCTCCATGACCAGCCGCCGCGCCTCGCCCGCCTGCCTGCCGGACGACGACGACATCCTGCGGGAGatcttcctccacctcccgcCTACGCCGTCCTCGCTCGCCCGCGCCTCCGCGGTCTGCACGCGCTGGCGGGGCCTCCTCGCCGACCCCAAGTTCCACCGCCAGCTCTGCGCGCGCCACCGGAACCCGCCACTCCTCGGCTCCTTCGTGACCGACGACCACAGCCAGCGCATCGTGTTCGCGCCCATGCTCGACCCGCCCGACCGCATCCCACCTCCGCGGTTCGACCTCGGACGCTGCGGCCAGAACACGGACGTGCTCGGCTGccgccacggccgcgtcctcgtcAAAGACCGCATTCCTAACGTGGAGGTCATCGTGTGCGACCCCATCACGGGCGACCAGCGCACGGTGGCCTTCCCACCCGACCTCGGCAGGGTCTCCGTCAACGGGGCGGTGCTCTGCGCCGCCGCCGAGTCCGACCCTGGCCACGTGCACGGCAGCTGCTACTCCAGCCCATTCAAGCTGGTCCTGGTCACCATGTACAGAAGGCACCCGAACCAGCTCCTCGCCTGCGTCTACTCCTCCAACACCGGCCTATGGGGCGATCTCATCTCATCGGAATCTCCATCCGACATCCATGGCAAACCCGCCGTCCTCGTTGGCAACTCTCTCTACTGGCTGTCCGTGATCAATGGCAGCATACTCGAGTTCGATCTGGGCGAGAACAGCATAGCTGTGATGATGGGGCCTCCTGTTACCCATACCGAACACTGCATAAACCAGCAGATCATCAAGGCTGAGGATGGCGCCGTTGGCTACGCCAAgtaccctctcaagcaaccctgcaattaa
- the LOC127314951 gene encoding polyubiquitin 11-like has translation MAAQVNEEENRTKKMTVFVTLPRPRDACPDYRAPVALKVVALEVSRDDTVATVKARLHRMERIPPLQQRLVFACSALPDDDGATLAEHGVTDSSTIQLVETKMQLFVRANGGTITVSDVESSDTVESFRLRMQRRVGVELRPAKQRLIWNGKQMEDGHTLADYGVRGSTMMDLLLRWPVRMRTRVVELDIEATATVGKIKELVEKAEGVPVACQSVSYRAKELDDHDTLADYECVHIACGRHEMGAATNKTPTPPKKKIKTLVEIPAVQMRRLRAILSGPELAAIYPSSCDMDPAS, from the coding sequence ATGGCAGCCCAAGTCAATGAGGAAGAGAACAGGACGAAGAAGATGACGGTCTTCGTCACCCTCCCTAGGCCCCGCGACGCGTGCCCAGACTACCGTGCCCCCGTCGCCCTAAAGGTCGTCGCCTTAGAGGTCTCTAGGGACGACACGGTGGCGACCGTCAAGGCGAGGCTCCACCGCATGGAGCGGATCCCTCCGCTCCAGCAGCGCCTCGTGTTCGCCTGCTCGGCCCTGCCAGACGACGATGGCGCGACGCTGGCCGAGCACGGCGTCACCGACTCGTCCACCATCCAGCTCGTGGAGACCAAGATGCAGCTGTTCGTGCGCGCAAACGGCGGGACCATCACCGTTTCCGACGTCGAGAGCAGCGACACCGTGGAGAGCTTCCGCCTCAGGATGCAACGGCGGGTGGGCGTCGAGCTCCGGCCAGCGAAGCAGCGGCTCATCTGGAACGGAAAGCAGATGGAGGATGGCCACACGCTCGCTGACTATGGCGTCCGGGGCAGCACAATGATGGACCTTCTCTTGCGCTGGCCCGTTCGTATGCGAACAAGGGTTGTCGAGCTGGACATCGAGGCTACGGCCACAGTAGGCAAGATTAAGGAGCTAGTGGAAAAGGCGGAGGGGGTCCCGGTGGCCTGCCAAAGCGTCTCCTACCGTGCCAAGGAGCTCGACGACCATGATACGTTGGCTGACTACGAGTGCGTACATATTGCGTGTGGGCGACACGAGATGGGCGCCGCCACCAACAAGACGCCGACTCCTCCAAAGAAAAAGATCAAGACATTGGTGGAGATCCCCGCCGTGCAGATGAGGCGCCTCAGGGCCATTCTCAGCGGCCCAGAGCTAGCGGCGATCTACCCTTCTTCTTGTGACATGGACCCCGCATCTTAG